Proteins encoded within one genomic window of Candidatus Baltobacteraceae bacterium:
- a CDS encoding O-antigen ligase family protein produces MHVNVARRSLGPIAGGLAVALGGAVAALAVSALAGTKTGFVLALMAIGGPIIFYLIVVAPLIFPFGVYVGLVPFDNLLSINAFGTLTKVLGGAAGAALIFYLLRTKKAVRPSPTLLIWGALYVWAAITAFWAYDQTLVFTGLLTSTLLVLLYLAISIFPADQNALRCVTLAIIIGSVAAAIYGAYLFHNGVNIYYGSRLRITSDTGAIDPNHFAAAMLLPIALCLSSLLHTRKGLVAIASIAALALLFVGVALSGSRGAVVAILCMLVYFLIRDRAKVRLIAMGVATTIMAALFSANTDLWNRFSTAVSTGGNGRTSIWRVGLQALKSHWLFGAGYGNFPNAYDHAFLQTSHQLWGAANWHRASHDLLIGTSVELGVIGLALLLAGWAAQFFILRDITPSEPEYPLRVAGEAAVVGIFIAALFLDVMSFKYVWLAFMFIAILRNVHRNRIRGLSHA; encoded by the coding sequence ATGCACGTAAACGTCGCGCGCCGAAGCTTAGGACCGATTGCCGGCGGCCTTGCCGTTGCACTCGGCGGAGCGGTCGCCGCGCTCGCAGTGAGCGCATTGGCCGGAACGAAAACCGGGTTCGTTTTGGCTCTAATGGCGATCGGCGGACCGATCATCTTTTATTTGATCGTCGTCGCCCCGCTCATATTCCCGTTCGGAGTTTACGTAGGCCTCGTCCCGTTCGATAATCTGCTAAGCATCAACGCTTTTGGTACGCTCACGAAGGTTCTGGGCGGAGCGGCCGGCGCGGCGCTCATCTTCTATTTGCTGCGCACGAAGAAAGCGGTTCGACCGTCGCCCACGTTGCTGATTTGGGGCGCACTGTACGTGTGGGCGGCCATCACCGCCTTTTGGGCGTACGATCAGACCCTCGTGTTCACCGGGCTGCTCACGTCGACGCTTCTCGTCCTCCTGTACTTAGCTATCAGCATCTTTCCCGCCGATCAAAATGCTTTACGCTGCGTAACGCTGGCCATCATCATCGGCAGCGTGGCGGCTGCGATCTATGGAGCGTATCTCTTCCACAACGGCGTCAACATCTATTACGGCAGCCGACTGCGCATCACGAGCGACACCGGCGCGATCGACCCGAATCACTTTGCCGCGGCGATGCTTCTTCCGATCGCACTGTGCTTGTCGTCACTGCTGCATACGCGCAAGGGCCTCGTCGCCATCGCCAGCATCGCAGCTCTCGCACTCCTCTTCGTCGGCGTCGCACTGAGCGGGTCGCGGGGAGCGGTCGTGGCCATCTTATGCATGCTCGTCTACTTCCTCATACGCGATCGCGCGAAAGTGCGGCTGATTGCCATGGGGGTAGCGACCACCATCATGGCGGCACTATTCAGCGCTAACACCGACCTGTGGAATCGCTTCAGCACCGCGGTGTCGACGGGCGGAAACGGCCGTACGTCGATCTGGCGAGTGGGATTGCAGGCACTAAAATCCCATTGGCTCTTCGGTGCCGGCTATGGCAACTTCCCCAATGCGTACGATCACGCGTTTCTGCAGACGTCGCACCAACTGTGGGGAGCCGCGAACTGGCATCGGGCTTCGCACGATCTCCTCATCGGAACGTCCGTCGAGCTCGGCGTTATCGGTCTGGCTCTTCTGCTCGCGGGCTGGGCCGCGCAGTTCTTCATCTTGCGCGACATCACGCCGAGTGAGCCCGAGTATCCGTTGCGCGTCGCCGGGGAAGCGGCCGTCGTCGGAATCTTCATCGCCGCGCTCTTCTTGGACGTTATGTCGTTCAAATACGTCTGGCTCGCGTTCATGTTTATCGCCATCTTGCGTAACGTCCACCGTAATCGAATCCGAGGTTTGTCCCATGCGTGA